TATGCTCTACTAATCAAAAGAACGTTTATAATAATTTTATTTTACCTAAGGAGGAGTAACTATGCGTCACGAAGAAAGAATGCATTTTATTATGAATCAAGAAGTAACTTTAGACGGAGATTTTAAAGGAAATATGATACTGGATATTGGAGGTGGAGGAGAGGGAATCATAGGTTTGTGCTATGGTAGTAGAGTAGTATCTATAGATCCTAATAGAGGGGAACTGGAAGAGGCGGCCGAAGGTCCCGTGAAAATTGTCATGGATTCTAGAGAACTACTTTTTTTAGATGAATCTTTTGATACTGCCACATCATTTTTTACACTAATGTATATTGATAGTAAAGATCATGCAACGGTATTTAAAGAGATTTATAGGGTTTTGAAAGAGGATGGTCAGTTCGTTATGTGGGATACTACTATACCTAAGTACAACAATGGTGACAAAGACATATTTGTAGTAAAACTTAGAGTTGAAACACCAATTAAATCAATCGAAACTGGCTATGGTGTGCTCTGGGAAAATAAAGAGCAAAGTATAGACTATTATGCTGATCTTGGTAGGAAAGCTGGCTTCAAAGTTGTTAGAAGAGAAGTTAATGATCAAACATTCAAAATAGTATTTTCAAAGTAGCTTCATTTATACTTGAGTAATTGTTAATATACTTTTTGCTAATAGAATTTACAATTAATAGACCAAACGTGGAGGGTATTGTTTTTAAGATGATTAAGCTTGAATGCAGCTAAAGAATTAAAAGAAGATAAAATAAAAATCTCCGTTGTAATTGATATAGAGGTTGATGATATGGATGAAGGAATGAGTATTGTAAATATGTTACAGCAATGATGAACGTAAAGCCACCTGAGTATGGTAATACGACTATGAATGCTCAATTTATAGAATCTGGGTGCAAAGTAAGGGTGATGTTATGGGGAATAACAAATTTATGGAGAATATGATCAGTAGTTTATCGGCTCTTACAGATCAAGAATAATGGCAGGGAAGATAGTAATAGCGCACAAGTGTTCACTTATGACAAAAACCATTATATTAGGGGGGAATTATATTAAACATGAGTTATACATATAGAGTACTTAAGAAAAATTTAATTAGGTATCCTGAGATGGAAGTCCAAGATGCTCTAAAGCTTATTTATCAAAGTGAATTTGGGTGTGGACATTTAATTGAAAATAAAGAAGCCAGTTATAAGCTGCTTATGAAAGAATGGGAGAATGTTGAGGAAAATGAAGATGAGATTTTTGAAAGTATCGGAGGTGGATATGCTCGATTTAACATAGGTGCTGCAAAAAAATCTGGAATATCACCAGAAATTTTTGGGGAAGTTTTCCTTAAAAGTGCAGAAGTTGTAAGTGGAACTTTAGATAATTTTTATGAGAGGGTTAATGAGTCAAGACGTATTTGTTCTGAAGGCAAATTGCCTTTTTCAGTAAGGGAGATTGATTCTTTTTTAGAGCAATGGGAGAAAAGAGGCTTACCGTTATTGAGACATTCAGAAAAGTATAGGGTACTTTACAAACCAGCATACCGTGTTGTATCAGAAAAATATATGAGGATATTAGCAGCTATAATAAGAATCCATAGTAAACTAAAGATGAATGAGAAAGTTGTTGTTGGAATTGATGGTCCTTGCGGCTCGGGAAAGACAACTTTAGCACAGGTATTATCAGAATTTTTTGATGGAGTTGTTATCCAGATGGATGATTTCTTTTTACCGCCGTCTTTAAGGAGTAAAGAGCGTTTGAGTCAGCCTGGTGGAAATATTCATTATGAGAGATTCTATCAGGAGGTTGCATTAAAGGTTATTAAAAACGTTGACTCTTTTAAATATAGAGTCTTTAGCTGCAAAATAATGAATTATAAGAATGAAATTGCAGTGAATACAAATAAAGTTTTGATAGTTGAAGGAAGTTATTCCCTTCATCCATTATATGATAGTATATATGATGTGAAATTATTTTGTAACGTTGAATCAGATAATCAGAAAGAAAGAATCATAAGACGAGATGGCTTAGAGATGTATAAAAACTTTGAGAAAAAGTGGATACCTATGGAAGATAAATACTTTAATGAATTTCGTATAAAGGAAAAGTGCCATCACGAATATTTATTAGAGTTATTTAGGTAGTTTGATTAATAGAAATTAGTGTGCATTTTATTGATACGCAACTCATTAAAGCATACATGTTATAAATAGGAGATAGGATTTGATTGTACTGATCGAATTCTATCTTTTTGATCACTGTCTAGTTAATTTTTACAACAATATAGACAAGTATCCATGTAATCAATGGATAGATATTAATGAATTGTTTTTAGAGTGCAGGTCAGAACTTATTCAAAAATTCCCTCAAATTAAGGTTCGAGGGAATTTTTGATATAAAAACTTGACAACTCCTAAAAAGAAGTGTAATATTGTTAGGTAAATACGAACTAACTAAGAGGTGTATGATGGAATTAAGAGATAGGCTAAATATTGGAATAGCAAAATTAACACAATTAAAAGGCGAGTGCTATTTAACGTTGCTGAATGACTTAAACCTTTCAGAGTTAAGTTTAAAGCAAATGGAATATTTAAAAAGCTTAAATAATGCTTGTGGTATTACAACCAGCCAATTAGCAGATACGCTCAATCTATCTAAACCTACAGTTACTGAGATGGTTAAAAAATTCATTAAAATGGATTTAGTCTATAAGCAAAGCTGTCCAGCAGATGGAAGAGTATATTATTTAAAACTTTCGGATAAAGGCCAGAAGATCGCAGATTTGAATCTTATGACTAATGATTTTCTAGCCGGTGAGCTGATTGAGCGGCTTGATGAGGAAGACATTAAGAAGTTAATAGAAATTTTAATGAAAATTGAGTAATCAATTTTTTTAACCAGAAAGTTAGGTTAAACAAAACTAATTACATTTCTAAATATGTGGAGGGGAATTGAAATTAATGAATCAATTTTTTGAGCAATTTGATGATATTTATGAAAATAGAGAGCAATACAATATTTCTTGGGCATTCAAAGATGCACAGGAGAAACTTAATGAATATAAGGAGCATGTTGTTGATCAAAAAGTAAAAAAACAATGTAGTTTATGCAAGAAAATAAAAAAGGGTGAGTATCATTCCTTTCAATCTAAGAGTCACTTAGAAATAAAGAAGCAAAAGGTTTTATCCAGTATATTCAGCCATGTTCATGGTTTTATGAATTTTTTAGAAATCATACTATCAGTGCTTTTAGTATTAGTCATATCTGAGATCAGCCATGGAGACTTTATCGTTCACCAAGGTGCTATGGTGGTTATCGTATTTGCCTTCATAAAAGTTTTTATAGAGCATTACGTATTAAAACCTCAATTAGAGGCTTTTGGATGGCAACTTTACAAGAATTCAGTTAATGTTCTAAAGAGTCTATTAAATGATATCTCAGAACAACTTGTATTTGAGAAAACATTAGATGTTGCATAACCTGCAAGTTAGGAGGTCACTATGAAAAAACATGTTATTATGCCGTTAAAAGATATGGTTTTATTTAGTAAGGGACAATTGAAGATCAATGCTGACAGGCACTATGATTTATCATTACAAAATACAATTGAGGAAAATGGTGGATATGCCATTGCGATAACATTGAAAGATCATGATGATAAAAATATCTATGATAAAGATGATTTTTATCAGGTTGGAAATCTTATCAAAGTAACTGAAGTTGAAAGAGAAGCCAATGGTTATAGATTAAGTTTGGATGTTATTGAACGTATTAAAATTTTAGACATCGAATTAGATGGTAGCAGTTTTATAGGAACTTATGAACCTCTGGTTGATTTAGTCGATATGGATTCAAAATCTGAACAGGAAATGATTCAATATGTTAAAAATATGACTGAGGAAATGAGTCGATCTATTCCAGGGGCTGAAGGTTTCGTCAATTACCTTTCAGAATTAGAAAGCATAAATGAACTCATTGCAGCTTTGATGCCATTTTTGAACTTATCTATTGAAGAAAAGCAAAATGTACTGGAAATGACGTCTCTAAGAAAGAAAAGCTTAAGATTTCTTGACATTATGATTGAAAGAAAAGAACAGTTAAAATTACAAGTTGAAATGAATTCTAAGTTTTCGGATTCTATGAATAAAGTATATAGAGAGCGACTTTTAAGAGAACAACTGAAGTCAATACAAGAAGAATTGAATGAAACAGATGGTAAGGGGAGAAAAAAGGACTATAGAACCAAAATTGATGATGCTAAACTACCTGAAGCTATTGAAGAAATTGCTTTGGAAGAGGTCGACAAATTAGATAGCATGGGTTTTAATAATGCAGAAAGTAATGTCATCAAGAGTTATTTAGACTTGATTCTATCTTTACCATGGCATCAAGAAGAACCAAAAGATATTGATATTGAGGATGCGTCAAAGGCACTAAATGAAAGACATTATGGGTTAGACAAAGTTAAAGAAAGAATTATTCAACACCTAACTGTGATGAAATTAAAGAAAAATAAGCAAGGATCTATATTATTATTAGTAGGCCCACCAGGGACGGGTAAAACTAGTTTAGCAAAGAGTATTGCAGAAGCATTAAATCGTGAGTACGTTCGAATCAGCTTAGGTGGAGTAAGAGATGAGGCTGAAATTAGAGGTCATAGAAGAACTTATATTGGGGCAATGCCAGGAAAGATTATTCAAGGCATGAAACGTACGGGTACAAGGAATCCCGTGTTTGTCTTAGACGAAGTTGATAAATTAATGGCTTCAGTAAGCGGAGATCCTGCTGCTGCATTGTTAGAAGTTCTGGACCCTGAACAAAACAATACCTTTAATGATCATTATTTGGATGCTCCATATGATTTGAGTGATGTATTCTTCATAGCAACAGCGAATGACTTAAGAAGCATTCCAGGACCTTTAAAAGACAGAATGGAAATTATTCAAATTGGTAGTTACACATCTGTTGAAAAATTTCATATTGCTGTCGATCATCTATTTAGAATCAGCTTAGAAGAACATGGATTAACAGAAGAAGATATTAAGTTAAGTGACAATGCTTTTAAAGCAATTATCGATAAATACACCAGAGAAGCAGGGGTTAGAAATCTTAAGAGGCAACTTGACAAGTTGGTGCGAGTGAGCTCAGAGAAAATTGTAACTGGAAAAGTAGAAGCACCTTATCGTATTCGAGAAAATATGCTAACCTCTTTACTCGGTCATGAGATCGTTCGATATGATAAAGTGGAGGAAAGAAACTTACCAGGTGTCGTAACAGGGTTAGCGTGGACACCGGTCGGTGGTGATATTCTTTATATTGAGTCAGCATTTATTCCAGGTAAGGGGAATTTAATGGTGACAGGTCAATTAGGAGATGTGATGAAAGAATCAGTTCGTATTTCACTCAGTTTAATTAAATCTCGATTATATACTTATATGACACCAGCAGATTTCGCTAAGATGGACTTGCATGTTCATGTACCAGCAGGAGCAACACCTAAAGATGGTCCATCTGCAGGTATAACCATGCTAACGGCTATCGCATCATTGGTAAGTAATCGACCTGTAGAAGCTAAACTTGCAATGACTGGTGAAGTATCTTTAAGAGGTGCGGTCTTACCAGTTGGTGGTATTAAAGAGAAAGTCATTGCTGCTCATCGTTCTGGTATTAAGAAGATTATCCTTCCACAGGATAATAAGCGTGACATCGAAGACGTCCCACAAGAAGTTAGAAGCCAATTGACATTTATTTATGTCAAGACTATTGATGAAGTGTTAACAGAAGCATTAGGTATCGAGTTGCCGGAGCCATACACTAAAGAAATTTTATTTCAAGAAAAGGCAACCAGATCAGAAATTGGTTTGGCTATGATAGAAGATCGTTAGATGAACAGAATATAATTAGTCAAGTATTTGTATATAAAATCACTGATACTAAAGGTATCAGTGATTTTTTGTGTCTATTTAAAGAGTGTGAAATAGATATGCTCCAAAAGGTTTGAAAAAGGTGTTGAATGTATATTGACAAGAAGTGGTATAAATGATATTATGACTACAAGTCATATGACTAATAGTCATATAATGATTCTAAGAATTTATTAGGAGGTAGTTAGGATGAAAAGAGGGATCGACCTATATTGGAAAGATATTTTAATAGCAACAATTATTGCAGGTATTGGTTACATTGGTTTATCAACGACAAAGCAAACAGGTCTTTTGGATATGAGTATGGAAGCAATTTTATTCTTCACAGGAAGTATGATAGCTTTTTGGGGCTTCTTTAGCTCAAATAAAAAAACAAATAGATACTTTAAGAAATTCCAGTTGTTTTATGGCTTAACCTATTTTACGGTTGTGATTTCCTTTTGTATGGGCATCATTTATTTTGTAAATCATTCAGATATCATAGAAATTGGTATAGATGAGTTGATGAGTGATCAAGTGCTTATGATTATGAGTGCCATTAAATCATTTTCAATGGTATTCCTCATCATTACATGGATATATTTTTATAAATATTTATCCATAAAAGAAACTGCTAAAAAGAAAATATTAGTCTTCTTGACTGGGTTTTTGATATACTTAAGTGTATCCATCCTTATATGGCAATTAACCAATGATGTGAATGTGTTAAGCTTAGGTGTAATTGTTGGAAGTGTTATCGGTATATTTGCATTGATAGCATTGGATAAGAGAACCAGGTATCTAACGATGATTTTTATTCTTTATAGTAGTATTCATCTAATTGAATTCTATATGATGGGGAAAGGTAAAAGTCTTACCACTGGTTTTAATAATGTTGCTTATTGGTGGGCTACAGTTCTATATGTACTTGAAGTTAGACGATGGATTAAGTTGGAATTAAGTAAGAATAATCATATAAGCAATTAGTAAGAGTTGGAGGAAATAGATATGCCAAAAGATACTTTTTTTAATTTATCAGAAGAGAAGCGAAATAGAATTATTGAATCAGCAATCATGGAGTTTTCTAAGAAGCATTATAATAAAGTGACTATTGATAGCATTGTAGGTGGGGCGGGCATACCAAAGGGAAGTTTTTATCAATATTTTGACAATAAAGATGATTTATATACCTACACTTTTAGCCAGATAGGTGACAGAAAAAAAGATCTACTTGAAAAAATGCAACAATATATAGAAGAATTAAGCTTTAGTCAGTATTTACGAAAAATGTTGAAAGAAGCTAAAGAGTTTGAGGATGAAGATGCTCATCTTATCCAGTTAAAAGATAAATTTATGAATGAGTGCCCCCAGGAGGTTAGAAAACAAGTCCTAAAAAATGAAATACCCAAAAGTTATAGATTACTTGAAAAAGTTCTTATGTCTTATATTCAAAAAGGTGAGTTGAAAAAGGATCTAGATATTAAAATGGCATCCTATATTATAACATCCTGTACAGTGAATTTGGAAAACTACGAATTTGGTGAAGAGGATGATATTCAAGAAGTAGTAACGGGGATTTTTGATATTTTATTCGATAGTTTTAAGAAATAGCATATAATTAATGAATGGAGGCATATGTATGACAAAACAAGAATTCATTAAGCTTGAAAAGTACTTAAAATTAAATGAACATGGAGATTTTGTGATTGATTATGATGGGGATCTAGATATCATCGATTTTCATACCCATATGTCCAATGTACTACCTCTCAAATCTGTTGACCCAAAAACAATAGGTAATCAGTTAATATATAAAACCCTTCCTGATATAGAGAATATGGATTTATCAGTACCATATTGGACAAAAATTGATTCGAATGAAAAAAGAAAGGGATTAGGAGCTATTGTTAAGTTTTCACTTAATGGTTATAACATTCTAAAGGATATGGCTAATGGTGGTACCTATGAGAACTGTTTTAGGTCACAGCAAGAAAATAAGATAAGATGTAATGTTGTACTTCCATTAAGTACTAAGAAATCCGATTGTTCAATGGAAGCGTTAAAGCTAGTAAAAGAATATCCCAATCAATTTATGGCATTCTGTTCAGTTCATCCTCATGATCCTGAAGCAGAAACGAAAATAAACAATTATAAAAAGTTAGGGTTCAAGGGAATGAAGCTTAAAATAACAGAAATGGAATTAAAAGATGATTATAAACCTCTTATAGATCTTTTTAAGGCTTGCTATGAAGCTGATTTTCCAGTTTTAATACATACTGGTTCATTAACGCATATTAAACGGGAGAATACTTCAAAATTAATGTGGAAATTATTAAATTCTTCAAGAGTAGAATTTTTCGGCAATCTACTGGAACATCTACCAAAAGATTTTAAGTTTGTATTCGGTCATAGCGGCATTTCAGAATATCAGCTTGTTGCAAAGTACCTAAAGGAGTTTCCGGGAAGTTATGCTGAGTTATCTTGCCAATCTGCTGCTAGTATCAGATATTTAATTGATGAAGTAGGTTATGAAAGATTACTTTTTGGATCTGATTGGCCAGCTCTTCCACAAGCTTTGACACTTTCTAGAGTACTATTAGCCACTGAGAATGATGAAGAAGCCAGAGAACATATTTTATATAAAAATGCAAGTGAACTTCTTTGTTTATAGTTCTTACTCTCTTTTGCTAATAGTAATAAAACCACTTGATCTATAACGATAGATTAAGTGGTTTTTATCTGAGATGACGTCCACGGCGTTATTAATGAATATCAATTAAACATCAACAGAACTCTTAGCAACATTCCTTCTTCTAAATGGTAAATACATCAACATAAATATCCCCCATGCTATTAACTCCATAAAAATAATATAAACCGGCCAAGGACCGAGTAAATCCATAAAGGAAGCTGTTTCTGGCTTTCTTGCTATGAAAAAGTAATTACCACCGACCATAAAGTTGATCATACCGATGGTTAACATAATAATGTTTGTATAGATTAGCGTAGTTTTTAAAGATTTAGTACTTGGGCGCATGCCAAGTACTGTCATCATATAGATAACTTGAAAGAGTATCAACCCATGTGATAAGAAGAATTGATAGTACCTAAAAGATGGAAATCCTGTAGTACCAATATCTGGTGTTAGTATAGCCACAAATGCACCAAAGCTCCAATAGTAAAGAAGATCAAATAACTTCTGGCTCTTTGTTATATAGAGGAAGGGACCAATCATGAGAGCGAGGCTACATAAATGAAGAGGCAGAGAAGATGCTAAAGACCATAGACCCATTTGATATCGCCATATGTTTAAAGCAATCTCTTGTATAATCATTAGAGCTCCTGCAATGACCTGCAGATATGTATTCAATCTTTGATTGGATCTAATATTCTCACGTTTATGTACAATAATAAAATAGATAGCTAAGAGACTCATCAAACCTGCAATATGTTCTAAGGAAAGCAAATGGAAATCAGGGGTATCCCCTGTCCACATAAATAACTTTTTCATTTTATAACCCCTCTAAAATCATCATCATACCATTTGATTGGTACAGCTATGTTTATATGCATGTTATTTGAAATTATACCATAAGGCCTTATGGAGGGTCAAAGATTGTATCCAGTAACGACCTACTACTATTCTTGACAGATAGGTGTCATGAATAGTATGTATAATAATTATATGATTATTATATTATAAATAATAAGGTTGTTATACAAGGAGGTAACAGGATGAAGCGGAAGATCATTTTAAATCTAGCTATGAGTCTGGATGGCTATATTGCAACAGAAGAAGGTAAATACGACTGGATACATGGTGATGGTAATAATCATTTAGATACAGAAGAGAAATTTAGCTTTGGGAAATTCTTAGATCGAGTTGATACAATGGTCATGGGAAAAAAATCATATGATGACTGTGATATTGAGCCGTTTAAGAATAAAGAAATTTACATTGTAACTCATAAGCAAAAAGAAAATTTTGATAATGTTAAGTTCATCAGCGGTAATGTTGTAGAGTGTATAAAAAATGAGCAGAAAGAACAAGGAAAAGATATTTACCTCTTTGGTGGTGGTTTATTAATTGATCAATTTATCAAAGCGAATGTTATTGATGAGTATATGGTTGCCATTATACCAACGGTACTTGGAAAAGGGCGACCTCTCTTCTTGGACAATAATCCACAGATTCCATTACATTTAGAAAATTACTTTGTTGAAGAAGGCATTGTTATCCTACATTATACAAAACAGTGATGCAGTCTTTAGTTATTGATTAGTTTTGCACGATGATATTAAAGATAAACTAGTGTAGATGACAAATGTATCTGCTTAATTATATATCTGATAGAGAAATATTTACCTTAAAGGTTGGATGTTTCTCTTTTTTTAGTATAAAATATCAAGTTTTATACCTTTGACCATGTTATTATAATGATAGGCGCCTAGGTAGGAGGGATTGGTAATGGATGTTTATGGAAGAATTCAAAGATCTATAGATTTCATTGAGGAAAATCTAACAGAAACATTATCACTAAAAGAGATAGCAGCACAAGCGTATTATTCACTTTCGTATTTTCATAACGTGTTTAGCAGGGTTAATTCTATTGCTTTAAAGGAATATATACGGAAGCGGAGATTGGCTTTTGCAGCTTATGAATTGATTTCTGCAAATGATAAGATTATCGATATTGCATTTAAGTATCAATATGAATCAGCAGAGTCCTTTACCAGAGCTTTTACTAAATTGTTTGGAGTTACTCCAAGTATGTATAGAAAGAATAAGAAGCATATTGTTGTTTTTCAAAAGATCAATTTGTCTCGAATGAAATTAAAAAAATATACAGGAGGGAATTCAATGGAGCCTAGAGTTATAGAGATGGATGAAATAAAACTTATCGGTATAGAACTCAGGACTAGTTTTGATGACAGTGAGTTTACTTTATCAATTAAGGAACTTTGGAACAGGTATGTTACAGAGAAGTTAGGTGATAAAATACCTAACCCAATAAGTCCAGAAGCAACATTAGGTGTCAATATGGATTATGACAAAGAAGGCAATTTTTCATATATTATCTGTAAAGAAGTCAATAGCTTAGCAGAGATTCCAGAAGGAATGGTCGGTAGGTCAATACCTCTTTCAAAATATGCTGTCTTTACTGCAAGAGGAAATAGCAAAGCTGAAATCGGTAGTAGCTTAGGGCAGGTGTGGGATTATTTTTTTAGTACCTGGTTACCACAATCGGGTTATACACAGTTAGGCATTTCGTCTCCTTATTCAATTTCTCCATATGACCAAGAAGCAGCTCCAGATTTTGAACTATATGATGAAAGATTTACTGATGATGGCTTTGAAGTAGATGTCTATATTCCTATAAAGTAATTTTTTATACACCCATTACGTAAAAGTGGACCTCTTATGCGTAATGGGGATTTTTTGATTATCAGTGAATAAAGCTAACGAGAGAAAAGGGTATCATTGTTATGGTCCAAAAATATTAAAAAATAGTCTACTTAAGCTATTTGATTATCTCCTTCTTGCTATTATAATGGAAACATAAGTATGAAAACAAATCATTTCGTTGATAAAGCAAGGAGGAAGGGATAATGCCATATAATATAGAAGGTATGTATCAACAGGTTAATCATTTTAAAGATGCTATCGCACCTCATATTTATACACCTATAGCTGAACTTGAAGCTACAGTGTGGGTAACACCAGAGCCAGTTTCCTTTAAAAATAAATGCACAGGTGAAATGAAAGTTATCAAAAAAGGTGAAACATGGGGGAAGCTTTGGGACTGTGGTTGGTTTCACCTTACAGGAGAAGCTCCAGCTGAAGCAAAAGGTAAAAAGTTAGTATTGCTTATAGATGTAAACGGTGAGGGGTGTTTGTTTGATGAGCAGGGGTGTCCGATACGCGGTTTAACCAATATTAGCTCTTCGTTTGATTTTAGTTTAGGTCGTCCAGGTAAAAGAGTATTACAATTTGTTAATGAATCAGAAGGAAATGAAAAAGTAGATATCTGGTTGGAAACAGGGTGTAATGACCTTTTTGGTCGATATAGTAAAAAAGGTACATTAGAAAATGCAGATATAGCTATATGTCATGAAGAGATGCGATCACTATATTATGACGTTGAGGTTCTTGCCAGCTTAATGGAGAGTCTTCCAAAAGATTCTGCAAGGTATTCCAGAATTTTATATGCCTTATATGAGGCAAAGTTAAGTATGAAAGATTATACGGAAGAAGAAGCTATTAAGGCAAGAAAAATAATGAAACCTGAACTTGATAAACAAAGTGGAGATCCTTCCTTAACTGTTAGTGGTATCGGACATGCTCATATTGACCTTGCTTGGCTATGGCCAATAAGAGAAACAATTCGCAAAGGTGGACGTACTTTTTCTACTGTCATAGAATTGATGGAGCGTTATCCAGACTACATATTTGGTGCAAGTCAACCTCAGTTATATCAATGGATGAAGGATGGATATCCATTATTATATAATAAGATGAAAGAACGTATAAAAGAAGGTAGATGGGAGGTACAAGGTGGTATGTGGGTAGAGCCTGATACTAACGTATCTGGTGGAGAAGCTCTAGTAAGACAATTTCTATATGGAAAAAAATTTTTCAGAGAAGAATTTGATCAAGATATGAAGGTCTTATGGTTACCAGATGTTTTTGGCTATACAGGTGCTTTGCCCCAAATTATGAAAAAATCCGGTATTGATTACTTTATGACTATCAAATTGTCATGGAATAGTACTAATCAATTTCCACATCACACTTTTGTATGGGAAGGTATTGATGGATCAAAGGTTTTAGCCCACATGCCACCAGAAGGTACCTATAACAGTTCTGCTAAACCAGATGCAATTGATAAAGCAGAAAAATCATTTAAGGATAAAGGGGTTTCTGATTACTGCCTTATGCTATATGGTAT
This Vallitalea okinawensis DNA region includes the following protein-coding sequences:
- a CDS encoding MarR family winged helix-turn-helix transcriptional regulator, which codes for MELRDRLNIGIAKLTQLKGECYLTLLNDLNLSELSLKQMEYLKSLNNACGITTSQLADTLNLSKPTVTEMVKKFIKMDLVYKQSCPADGRVYYLKLSDKGQKIADLNLMTNDFLAGELIERLDEEDIKKLIEILMKIE
- a CDS encoding class I SAM-dependent methyltransferase, encoding MRHEERMHFIMNQEVTLDGDFKGNMILDIGGGGEGIIGLCYGSRVVSIDPNRGELEEAAEGPVKIVMDSRELLFLDESFDTATSFFTLMYIDSKDHATVFKEIYRVLKEDGQFVMWDTTIPKYNNGDKDIFVVKLRVETPIKSIETGYGVLWENKEQSIDYYADLGRKAGFKVVRREVNDQTFKIVFSK
- a CDS encoding TetR/AcrR family transcriptional regulator; the encoded protein is MPKDTFFNLSEEKRNRIIESAIMEFSKKHYNKVTIDSIVGGAGIPKGSFYQYFDNKDDLYTYTFSQIGDRKKDLLEKMQQYIEELSFSQYLRKMLKEAKEFEDEDAHLIQLKDKFMNECPQEVRKQVLKNEIPKSYRLLEKVLMSYIQKGELKKDLDIKMASYIITSCTVNLENYEFGEEDDIQEVVTGIFDILFDSFKK
- a CDS encoding uridine kinase family protein — translated: MSYTYRVLKKNLIRYPEMEVQDALKLIYQSEFGCGHLIENKEASYKLLMKEWENVEENEDEIFESIGGGYARFNIGAAKKSGISPEIFGEVFLKSAEVVSGTLDNFYERVNESRRICSEGKLPFSVREIDSFLEQWEKRGLPLLRHSEKYRVLYKPAYRVVSEKYMRILAAIIRIHSKLKMNEKVVVGIDGPCGSGKTTLAQVLSEFFDGVVIQMDDFFLPPSLRSKERLSQPGGNIHYERFYQEVALKVIKNVDSFKYRVFSCKIMNYKNEIAVNTNKVLIVEGSYSLHPLYDSIYDVKLFCNVESDNQKERIIRRDGLEMYKNFEKKWIPMEDKYFNEFRIKEKCHHEYLLELFR
- a CDS encoding amidohydrolase family protein, with protein sequence MTKQEFIKLEKYLKLNEHGDFVIDYDGDLDIIDFHTHMSNVLPLKSVDPKTIGNQLIYKTLPDIENMDLSVPYWTKIDSNEKRKGLGAIVKFSLNGYNILKDMANGGTYENCFRSQQENKIRCNVVLPLSTKKSDCSMEALKLVKEYPNQFMAFCSVHPHDPEAETKINNYKKLGFKGMKLKITEMELKDDYKPLIDLFKACYEADFPVLIHTGSLTHIKRENTSKLMWKLLNSSRVEFFGNLLEHLPKDFKFVFGHSGISEYQLVAKYLKEFPGSYAELSCQSAASIRYLIDEVGYERLLFGSDWPALPQALTLSRVLLATENDEEAREHILYKNASELLCL
- a CDS encoding YwaF family protein gives rise to the protein MKKLFMWTGDTPDFHLLSLEHIAGLMSLLAIYFIIVHKRENIRSNQRLNTYLQVIAGALMIIQEIALNIWRYQMGLWSLASSLPLHLCSLALMIGPFLYITKSQKLFDLLYYWSFGAFVAILTPDIGTTGFPSFRYYQFFLSHGLILFQVIYMMTVLGMRPSTKSLKTTLIYTNIIMLTIGMINFMVGGNYFFIARKPETASFMDLLGPWPVYIIFMELIAWGIFMLMYLPFRRRNVAKSSVDV
- a CDS encoding dihydrofolate reductase family protein, translating into MKRKIILNLAMSLDGYIATEEGKYDWIHGDGNNHLDTEEKFSFGKFLDRVDTMVMGKKSYDDCDIEPFKNKEIYIVTHKQKENFDNVKFISGNVVECIKNEQKEQGKDIYLFGGGLLIDQFIKANVIDEYMVAIIPTVLGKGRPLFLDNNPQIPLHLENYFVEEGIVILHYTKQ
- the lon gene encoding endopeptidase La, whose translation is MKKHVIMPLKDMVLFSKGQLKINADRHYDLSLQNTIEENGGYAIAITLKDHDDKNIYDKDDFYQVGNLIKVTEVEREANGYRLSLDVIERIKILDIELDGSSFIGTYEPLVDLVDMDSKSEQEMIQYVKNMTEEMSRSIPGAEGFVNYLSELESINELIAALMPFLNLSIEEKQNVLEMTSLRKKSLRFLDIMIERKEQLKLQVEMNSKFSDSMNKVYRERLLREQLKSIQEELNETDGKGRKKDYRTKIDDAKLPEAIEEIALEEVDKLDSMGFNNAESNVIKSYLDLILSLPWHQEEPKDIDIEDASKALNERHYGLDKVKERIIQHLTVMKLKKNKQGSILLLVGPPGTGKTSLAKSIAEALNREYVRISLGGVRDEAEIRGHRRTYIGAMPGKIIQGMKRTGTRNPVFVLDEVDKLMASVSGDPAAALLEVLDPEQNNTFNDHYLDAPYDLSDVFFIATANDLRSIPGPLKDRMEIIQIGSYTSVEKFHIAVDHLFRISLEEHGLTEEDIKLSDNAFKAIIDKYTREAGVRNLKRQLDKLVRVSSEKIVTGKVEAPYRIRENMLTSLLGHEIVRYDKVEERNLPGVVTGLAWTPVGGDILYIESAFIPGKGNLMVTGQLGDVMKESVRISLSLIKSRLYTYMTPADFAKMDLHVHVPAGATPKDGPSAGITMLTAIASLVSNRPVEAKLAMTGEVSLRGAVLPVGGIKEKVIAAHRSGIKKIILPQDNKRDIEDVPQEVRSQLTFIYVKTIDEVLTEALGIELPEPYTKEILFQEKATRSEIGLAMIEDR